A genome region from Balneolaceae bacterium includes the following:
- a CDS encoding aldo/keto reductase, translated as MEYRFLGRSGLKVSALSFGSWVTFDNQIDEDLARECMNIAYEAGVNFFDNAEVYAKGASEKMMGSILEKEDWKRSDLVLSTKIFWGGEGPNDNGLSYKHIMEGTDAALDRMKLDYVDLIFCHRPDKHTPIEETVWAMNQVIRQGKAFYWGTSEWTAEQIREAWQVARRRNLRPPLMEQPQYNMFKRQKVEGDFARLYDEIGLGTTIWSPLASGLLTGKYNDGVPEGSRLDLEEFDWLREKLLESEEGQQKLKKVEQLVPVAKDLGIGMPELALAWCLKNPNVSTVITGASKPEQVRQNMGAVEHVDKLTPEVMTRIEEILDNKPEPEKDYRP; from the coding sequence ATGGAATATCGCTTTTTAGGACGCTCCGGACTGAAGGTATCGGCCCTCTCCTTCGGCTCATGGGTCACCTTCGACAACCAGATAGACGAGGACCTGGCCCGCGAATGCATGAATATAGCCTACGAGGCAGGCGTTAACTTTTTCGACAACGCGGAGGTCTACGCCAAGGGCGCCTCGGAAAAGATGATGGGCAGCATCCTTGAAAAGGAGGACTGGAAACGCTCCGACCTGGTGCTCTCCACCAAGATCTTCTGGGGCGGGGAAGGACCCAACGACAACGGCCTCTCCTACAAGCACATCATGGAGGGCACCGACGCGGCCCTCGACCGCATGAAGCTGGACTACGTAGATCTGATCTTCTGCCACCGCCCGGACAAGCACACGCCCATTGAGGAGACGGTCTGGGCCATGAACCAGGTGATCCGCCAGGGCAAGGCCTTCTACTGGGGCACCAGCGAGTGGACCGCCGAACAGATTCGCGAGGCCTGGCAGGTGGCCCGCCGCCGCAATCTGCGTCCCCCGCTCATGGAGCAGCCGCAGTACAACATGTTCAAGCGGCAGAAGGTGGAGGGCGACTTCGCAAGGCTGTACGACGAAATCGGCCTGGGCACCACCATCTGGAGTCCCCTGGCCAGCGGACTGCTGACCGGCAAGTATAACGACGGGGTGCCCGAGGGCAGCCGTCTTGACCTGGAGGAGTTCGACTGGCTGCGGGAGAAACTGCTGGAAAGCGAGGAGGGCCAGCAAAAACTTAAAAAGGTGGAACAGCTGGTTCCGGTTGCGAAGGATCTGGGTATCGGCATGCCGGAGCTGGCCCTGGCATGGTGCCTGAAGAACCCCAACGTAAGCACGGTGATCACCGGCGCCTCCAAGCCGGAGCAGGTGCGCCAGAACATGGGCGCCGTTGAGCACGTGGACAAGCTCACGCCCGAAGTGATGACCCGTATCGAGGAGATCCTGGACAACAAACCCGAGCCGGAGAAGGACTACCGGCCGTAA
- a CDS encoding amidohydrolase family protein: MDLGKFIQRFAVIFLATGLIMGASACTMGVEQAPEVIVLRGATLFDGTGGEALANSVIVVEDDRITCVGAEGDCSVPASAEEIDVSGKYITPGLVDAHVHFFQTAFFDSRPDAMDLRDSLPYVETMAYQRQNPDRYYDAYLCSGITGVYDVGGFPWSVDLQASAEADPGAPHVAAAGPLVTPSTMQLLNTPADKTLVTLDSEETGRSTVKYLSALGATGVKLWQLDDDSEEYMNRVEAVADEASQQGMQVIAHATSLSQAKAAMRNGTRLLVHSVSNMDVDQEFLDLAREQGTIYTPTLVVSSGYMLAYRAAAGVAGYPMNDPMQCVDSKTRDQLTGADRYSDHPRFSEGFLQALSNFNPETDRLSEQDLANLKAVYDAGLPIAVGTDAGNPGTLHGPSIFDEMEAMQQAGIPAADLIPMATRNGADAMQRLDDFGTVEAGKMANLLILDEDPSADIANMRSRQRVMIKGNLLQVDQIQEH; this comes from the coding sequence ATGGACTTAGGGAAATTCATTCAGCGATTTGCGGTTATTTTTTTGGCAACGGGCCTGATCATGGGCGCCTCCGCCTGCACGATGGGCGTAGAGCAGGCGCCCGAAGTCATTGTGCTGCGCGGGGCCACCCTCTTCGACGGCACGGGCGGGGAGGCCCTGGCCAATAGTGTAATCGTGGTGGAGGACGACCGCATCACCTGCGTGGGCGCGGAGGGAGACTGCAGCGTGCCGGCCAGCGCCGAGGAGATAGACGTGAGCGGGAAGTATATTACCCCGGGACTGGTGGATGCTCATGTGCACTTTTTCCAGACGGCGTTCTTTGACAGCCGGCCCGACGCGATGGACCTGCGCGACAGCCTCCCCTATGTGGAGACCATGGCGTACCAGAGGCAGAACCCTGACCGCTACTACGACGCCTATCTCTGTTCGGGCATTACCGGGGTCTACGATGTGGGAGGCTTTCCCTGGTCGGTGGATCTGCAGGCTTCGGCCGAAGCCGATCCCGGCGCCCCCCACGTGGCGGCTGCGGGTCCGCTGGTGACGCCCTCCACCATGCAGCTGCTCAACACGCCGGCCGACAAGACGCTGGTCACCCTCGACTCAGAGGAGACCGGCCGCAGTACCGTAAAATACCTCTCCGCCCTGGGTGCCACGGGCGTGAAGCTCTGGCAGCTTGACGACGACAGCGAGGAATATATGAACCGGGTGGAAGCTGTTGCCGACGAGGCTTCGCAGCAGGGCATGCAGGTGATCGCCCACGCCACCTCCCTTTCGCAGGCTAAGGCGGCCATGCGCAACGGCACGCGCCTGCTGGTGCACAGCGTTTCGAATATGGACGTGGACCAGGAGTTTCTGGATCTGGCCCGGGAGCAGGGCACCATCTACACCCCCACCCTGGTGGTGAGCAGCGGTTACATGCTGGCCTACCGCGCGGCTGCGGGCGTGGCCGGCTATCCCATGAACGATCCCATGCAGTGCGTGGACTCCAAGACGCGGGATCAGCTAACAGGCGCCGACCGCTACAGCGATCATCCGCGCTTTTCGGAAGGTTTCCTGCAGGCCCTGAGCAACTTTAACCCCGAAACGGACCGACTCAGTGAACAAGACCTGGCCAACCTGAAGGCGGTCTACGACGCCGGCCTGCCTATCGCCGTGGGCACCGACGCGGGCAATCCCGGTACGCTCCATGGCCCCTCCATCTTCGACGAGATGGAGGCTATGCAGCAGGCGGGCATTCCAGCAGCCGACCTTATACCCATGGCCACCCGCAACGGGGCCGACGCCATGCAGCGGCTGGACGATTTCGGTACGGTGGAGGCGGGCAAGATGGCCAACCTGCTCATTCTCGACGAGGACCCGTCGGCGGACATCGCCAACATGCGCTCGCGGCAGCGAGTGATGATCAAAGGGAATCTCCTGCAGGTGGATCAGATTCAGGAGCATTAG
- the hutH gene encoding histidine ammonia-lyase, which produces MAVKITVSSLYDDLSRSVESLRTDRGDLRRARGVVDEALKTGEAYYGINTGFGALSNKRVGEEELAQLQRNLIFSHSVGVGDLVPKEISRLMLQLKVHALGLGHSGISESTFDRLLDFLEHDLVPAIPEKGSVGASGDLAPLAHMSLPLLGYGEFWDADGEDTLPAGPVLEEHGLEPVDLKPKDGLSLINGTQLMSAYGVYVMEKALTLAKGADLIAAMSLEALQGSIKPFDERIHRIRPHQGHGEVAANIRLLLEDSEILESHRNCGKVQDPYCLRCVPQVHGASRDALRHVRGVLETEINSVTDNPLVFGDGDIISGGNFHGQPLALALDYAKIALAEFAGISERRTYLLLEGHDGLPELLMEETGINSGFMIPQYTAAALVSENKVLCHPSSVDSIPTSLGQEDHVSMGSISALKLLEVFENVEQVLAIELFTAAQALDFRKPMRPGRGVELAHKHVREAIPHADTDHYFRDDIRQAAALLQEGSMVRLVEEELESLN; this is translated from the coding sequence ATGGCTGTGAAGATAACCGTCTCCAGTCTTTACGATGATCTCTCCCGCAGCGTGGAATCCCTCAGGACCGACCGCGGGGATCTGCGCCGGGCGCGCGGGGTGGTCGATGAGGCCCTGAAAACCGGCGAGGCCTACTACGGCATCAACACCGGCTTCGGGGCCCTTTCCAACAAGCGCGTGGGTGAGGAGGAGCTGGCCCAGCTCCAGCGTAACCTTATCTTCTCCCATTCGGTGGGGGTGGGCGACCTGGTGCCGAAGGAGATCTCCCGCCTGATGCTGCAGCTCAAGGTCCACGCGCTGGGACTCGGCCACTCGGGCATCTCCGAATCCACCTTCGACCGCCTGCTCGACTTCCTGGAGCACGACCTGGTGCCCGCCATCCCCGAAAAGGGCAGTGTGGGGGCGTCGGGCGACCTGGCTCCGCTGGCCCACATGTCGCTGCCCCTGCTGGGCTACGGGGAGTTCTGGGATGCCGACGGAGAAGATACCCTTCCGGCCGGCCCCGTGCTGGAGGAGCACGGACTGGAGCCGGTGGACCTGAAACCCAAGGACGGACTTTCCCTTATCAACGGCACCCAGCTCATGAGCGCCTACGGGGTCTACGTTATGGAAAAGGCCCTGACCCTGGCCAAGGGGGCCGACCTGATCGCCGCCATGAGCCTGGAGGCCCTGCAGGGCAGTATCAAGCCCTTCGACGAGCGCATCCACCGTATCCGCCCCCACCAGGGACACGGGGAGGTGGCTGCGAACATCCGGCTGCTGCTTGAGGACAGCGAGATCCTGGAGTCCCACCGCAACTGCGGTAAAGTTCAGGATCCCTACTGCCTGCGCTGCGTGCCCCAGGTGCACGGGGCCAGCCGCGACGCCCTCCGCCACGTGCGCGGGGTGCTGGAGACCGAAATCAACTCCGTGACGGACAACCCCCTGGTGTTCGGGGACGGCGACATCATCAGCGGGGGGAATTTCCACGGTCAGCCGCTCGCGCTGGCTCTGGATTACGCCAAGATTGCGCTGGCCGAGTTCGCCGGCATTTCCGAGCGCCGTACCTACCTGCTGCTGGAGGGGCACGACGGGCTTCCGGAGCTGCTGATGGAGGAGACCGGCATCAATTCCGGTTTCATGATTCCCCAGTACACCGCCGCCGCGCTGGTCTCCGAAAACAAGGTACTCTGCCATCCCTCCTCGGTGGACTCCATCCCGACCAGCCTGGGACAGGAAGATCACGTGAGCATGGGCAGCATCAGCGCCCTCAAGCTGCTGGAGGTTTTTGAGAACGTGGAGCAGGTGCTGGCCATCGAGCTCTTCACGGCGGCGCAGGCCCTCGATTTTCGCAAGCCCATGCGCCCGGGCCGCGGAGTGGAGCTGGCCCACAAACATGTGCGGGAGGCCATTCCCCACGCCGACACCGACCACTACTTCAGGGACGATATCCGCCAGGCCGCCGCCCTGCTGCAGGAGGGCAGCATGGTCCGCCTCGTGGAAGAGGAGCTGGAATCACTGAACTGA
- a CDS encoding peptide MFS transporter, with translation MANGYAGDSSASMQNDFFGHPRGLSTLFFTELWERFSYYGMRALLVLFMTAEAVGGNPGLGFSVAKATAIYGLYTFFVYVLSLPGGWVADKMWGQRKAVFVGGCIIAAGHFSMAVPTIEFFYLGLALIVIGTGLLKPNVSSMVGDLYPEGGARRDAGFSIFYMGINFGAILGPLLCGLLGEGYNWHYGFSLAGFGMVLGLISYKIGGKYLGSAGDLKVDDSQEVLNRRSRRFYTGLSAVAALIMIFIFLVSSGAITVTLANLAEYLGYAAVAITVGFFGYIIFFGGHNSEERKKLGVIFWLFILAALFWSGFEQAGSSLNLFAADLTDRAAGPSGFLSGFGSWLTALLVALPVSYVVYRVNKREDIWNVAKVIINIATIGVLIGLYFLFETIGGGWEIPASTLQLINPTFIVIFAPIFGFMWTWLAARDANPSIPVKFGLGLLGLAAGFFVLSWGAANASATNLASPAWLVVTYFLHTTGELCLSPVGLSSMTKLAPPSRVSQMMGIWFVAAALGNLFAGLVAGQLETLAADSLFWYVAMIVGGGGIVALLASPFVQRLMGDVE, from the coding sequence ATGGCAAACGGATACGCAGGTGATTCCTCGGCCTCCATGCAGAATGACTTCTTCGGTCATCCGCGCGGACTGTCGACGCTCTTCTTCACCGAGCTCTGGGAGCGCTTCAGCTACTACGGCATGCGCGCCCTTCTGGTGCTCTTCATGACGGCCGAGGCCGTTGGCGGCAACCCGGGACTCGGTTTCAGCGTGGCCAAGGCCACCGCCATCTACGGACTCTACACCTTCTTTGTCTACGTGCTCTCCCTGCCGGGAGGATGGGTGGCCGACAAGATGTGGGGGCAGCGCAAGGCGGTCTTCGTGGGAGGCTGCATCATCGCCGCGGGACACTTCAGCATGGCCGTTCCCACTATCGAGTTTTTCTACCTTGGACTCGCCCTGATCGTGATCGGCACCGGCCTGCTCAAGCCCAACGTCAGCTCCATGGTGGGCGACCTCTACCCCGAGGGCGGCGCGCGGCGTGACGCCGGCTTCTCCATTTTCTACATGGGGATCAACTTCGGCGCCATCCTCGGTCCCCTGCTCTGCGGACTGCTGGGCGAAGGCTACAACTGGCACTACGGCTTTTCGCTGGCCGGCTTCGGGATGGTCCTCGGGCTCATCTCCTACAAGATCGGCGGCAAGTACCTGGGCAGCGCCGGCGACCTGAAGGTAGACGACTCCCAAGAGGTGCTCAACCGCCGCAGCCGCCGCTTCTACACCGGGCTCTCCGCTGTAGCGGCGCTGATCATGATCTTCATCTTCCTGGTCAGCTCAGGCGCTATCACCGTCACGCTGGCCAACCTGGCCGAGTATCTCGGCTACGCCGCAGTGGCCATCACGGTGGGCTTCTTCGGCTATATCATCTTTTTCGGAGGACACAATTCCGAGGAGCGGAAAAAACTGGGCGTTATTTTCTGGCTCTTCATTCTGGCCGCCCTTTTCTGGAGCGGCTTTGAGCAGGCTGGCTCCTCTCTCAATCTCTTCGCCGCCGACCTGACCGACCGCGCGGCCGGTCCCTCCGGATTTCTTTCCGGCTTTGGCTCCTGGCTCACAGCACTCCTTGTCGCGCTGCCCGTAAGCTATGTGGTCTACCGGGTCAATAAGCGCGAAGACATCTGGAACGTAGCCAAGGTTATTATCAACATTGCCACCATCGGCGTGCTTATCGGCCTCTACTTCCTGTTTGAAACCATTGGCGGAGGATGGGAAATCCCCGCCAGCACGCTCCAGCTTATCAATCCCACCTTCATCGTAATCTTCGCGCCCATCTTCGGGTTCATGTGGACCTGGCTGGCGGCGCGCGACGCCAACCCTTCTATCCCAGTCAAATTCGGACTGGGACTGCTCGGACTGGCCGCCGGCTTCTTCGTACTCTCATGGGGCGCGGCCAACGCCTCGGCCACCAACCTGGCCTCCCCCGCCTGGCTGGTGGTCACCTACTTTCTGCACACCACCGGCGAGCTCTGTCTGTCGCCCGTGGGACTCTCTTCCATGACCAAGCTGGCACCGCCCTCACGCGTCAGTCAGATGATGGGCATCTGGTTTGTCGCGGCCGCACTGGGCAACCTGTTCGCCGGGCTCGTGGCCGGGCAGCTGGAAACCCTCGCGGCCGACAGCCTCTTCTGGTACGTGGCCATGATCGTGGGCGGAGGTGGCATCGTGGCCCTGCTCGCCAGTCCCTTTGTGCAGCGGTTGATGGGCGACGTGGAGTAA
- a CDS encoding DUF456 domain-containing protein yields the protein MDILLIVIGTLFILAGLAGSLLPVLPGPPLSYVGLLLLQFTSAAPFGAWFFVIWLIIVIAVMVVDNLVPVYGTKKYGGTPYGIWGSIVGLVAGAFFFPPVGMIVGPLLGAYLGELAGGKSSDQAYTAAMGSFLGFLAGTLLKLMASGIMAFYFFTNI from the coding sequence ATGGACATCCTGCTCATCGTTATCGGCACTCTCTTTATCCTGGCCGGCCTGGCCGGTTCCCTGCTGCCCGTGCTCCCGGGTCCCCCGCTGAGCTACGTGGGACTGCTGCTCCTGCAGTTTACCTCGGCCGCACCTTTTGGCGCCTGGTTCTTCGTAATCTGGCTGATCATAGTGATTGCGGTGATGGTGGTGGACAATCTCGTGCCGGTCTACGGCACCAAGAAGTACGGGGGCACGCCTTACGGCATTTGGGGCAGTATCGTGGGACTGGTGGCCGGGGCCTTTTTCTTTCCGCCCGTGGGCATGATCGTGGGCCCCCTGCTGGGAGCCTACCTGGGCGAGCTGGCCGGGGGCAAGTCCTCGGACCAGGCCTACACCGCCGCAATGGGCTCTTTCCTGGGCTTCCTGGCCGGCACGCTCCTCAAGCTGATGGCCAGCGGGATCATGGCTTTCTACTTCTTCACCAATATCTAG
- the hutU gene encoding urocanate hydratase, with protein sequence MQSTPPEHPIHAPTGTGLQCKGWHQEAAMRMLMNNLDPAVAEKPEELIVYGGGGKAARNWASYHKIIETLKRLEDDETLLVQSGKPVGVFRTHEEAPRVLIANAHLVPKWANWEEFRRLDRMGLTMYGQMTAGSWIYIGTQGILQGTYETFAECARQQFGGTLSGRLLVTAGLGGMGGAQPLAATMNGAACITVEVDESRIDRRVETGYCDRKCATLDEALELALDAKAQGEALSVGLLGNAAEVLPEMLRRDVVPDVLTDQTSAHDLHLGYIPVGYTLEEADEKRESDPDAYRDDVLDSMVTHVETMLTMQERGAVTFDYGNNLRGQVADHRGMEEAFDFPGFVPAFIRPLFCRGSGPFRWAALSGNPEDIYTTDEAVLDTFPEKEALARWIRKAREQVQFQGLPSRICWLEYGERAEMGAKFNWLVKKGKVEAPLVIGRDHLDAGSVASPNRETEGMKDGSDAIADWPLLNAMLNTASGASWVSLHHGGGVGIGYSIHAGMVCVADGTESADRRLERVLTNDPGSGVMRHADAGYEEARKTARERGVDLPMEED encoded by the coding sequence ATGCAAAGCACACCTCCCGAGCATCCCATCCACGCACCCACCGGAACCGGACTGCAGTGCAAGGGCTGGCACCAGGAGGCCGCCATGCGCATGCTGATGAACAACCTGGATCCCGCGGTGGCCGAGAAGCCGGAGGAGCTGATCGTCTACGGGGGAGGCGGGAAGGCCGCGCGCAACTGGGCCAGCTACCACAAGATTATCGAGACCCTCAAGCGGCTGGAAGACGACGAAACCCTGCTGGTGCAGTCGGGCAAGCCGGTTGGGGTCTTCCGCACCCATGAAGAGGCGCCCCGGGTGCTCATCGCCAACGCCCACCTGGTGCCCAAATGGGCAAACTGGGAGGAGTTCCGGCGCCTGGACCGGATGGGACTGACCATGTACGGGCAGATGACCGCCGGATCGTGGATCTACATCGGCACGCAGGGCATCCTGCAGGGCACCTACGAGACCTTCGCCGAGTGCGCACGTCAGCAGTTCGGCGGAACGCTTTCCGGGCGCCTGCTGGTCACCGCCGGCCTGGGCGGGATGGGCGGCGCGCAGCCGCTGGCGGCCACCATGAACGGGGCAGCCTGCATAACGGTGGAGGTGGACGAAAGTCGCATCGACCGCCGCGTGGAGACCGGCTACTGCGACCGCAAGTGCGCCACCCTGGATGAAGCGCTCGAGCTGGCCCTGGACGCCAAAGCGCAAGGGGAGGCTCTTTCGGTGGGACTGCTGGGCAACGCCGCGGAGGTGCTGCCCGAAATGCTTCGACGCGACGTGGTGCCCGACGTGCTCACCGACCAGACCTCCGCCCACGACCTGCACCTGGGCTACATCCCGGTAGGGTATACCCTGGAGGAGGCGGATGAGAAGAGGGAGTCCGACCCGGACGCCTATCGCGATGACGTACTCGATTCCATGGTGACCCACGTGGAGACCATGCTGACCATGCAGGAGCGCGGAGCGGTGACCTTCGACTACGGCAACAACCTCCGCGGGCAGGTGGCCGACCACCGCGGCATGGAGGAGGCCTTCGACTTTCCCGGCTTTGTGCCCGCCTTCATCCGACCTCTCTTCTGCAGGGGCTCCGGCCCTTTCCGCTGGGCGGCCCTCTCCGGCAATCCCGAAGATATCTACACCACCGACGAGGCCGTGCTGGATACCTTTCCCGAAAAGGAGGCCCTCGCCCGCTGGATCCGCAAGGCCCGTGAGCAGGTGCAGTTCCAGGGCCTCCCCTCCCGCATCTGCTGGCTGGAGTACGGCGAGCGGGCCGAGATGGGCGCCAAGTTCAACTGGCTGGTGAAGAAAGGCAAGGTAGAGGCGCCGCTGGTCATCGGCCGCGACCACCTGGACGCCGGCTCGGTGGCCTCGCCCAACCGCGAGACCGAGGGCATGAAAGACGGATCGGACGCCATCGCCGACTGGCCCCTGCTGAACGCCATGCTCAACACAGCCAGCGGGGCGAGCTGGGTCTCCCTGCACCACGGGGGCGGCGTGGGCATCGGCTACTCCATCCACGCCGGAATGGTCTGCGTGGCTGACGGCACGGAGTCGGCCGACCGGCGCCTGGAGCGCGTGCTCACCAACGATCCCGGCAGCGGAGTGATGCGGCACGCCGATGCCGGATACGAGGAGGCGCGCAAGACAGCGCGCGAGCGGGGAGTGGACCTGCCGATGGAGGAGGATTAA
- a CDS encoding energy transducer TonB, with translation MRQRNVPNRSYTMYPDFQDPVSLLPAFLCAAAILLLAGCASSGNAYYTPAPGFDAGAYVSPADFEHPLRLGEQPADSAEPHPDFRPVAFEGGLAAMQERLQYPENHVSSERTGEVLLQVYVDTTGAIANIREVSSPAYFLTEAAVEVVREAVSHPARWRGVAVNAFTVVPLQFTLNEVEVRRNTGNGSSSLTPPTPFTRKPWL, from the coding sequence ATGCGCCAACGAAACGTGCCGAACCGCAGCTATACCATGTATCCCGACTTCCAGGATCCGGTCTCTCTGCTCCCCGCCTTTCTCTGCGCGGCGGCCATCCTGCTGCTGGCCGGATGCGCCTCCTCCGGGAACGCCTACTATACGCCGGCACCCGGCTTTGACGCGGGCGCCTACGTGAGTCCCGCCGACTTCGAACATCCGCTGCGGCTCGGAGAGCAGCCCGCCGATTCGGCGGAGCCGCATCCCGACTTTCGGCCCGTCGCTTTCGAAGGGGGACTGGCGGCCATGCAGGAGCGCTTGCAATACCCCGAAAACCACGTCTCCTCCGAGCGCACCGGGGAGGTGCTGCTGCAGGTTTATGTGGACACCACCGGCGCCATCGCCAACATACGAGAGGTGTCCAGCCCGGCCTACTTTCTAACCGAGGCCGCCGTGGAGGTGGTCAGGGAGGCTGTTTCCCACCCGGCGCGCTGGCGGGGCGTCGCCGTCAACGCCTTCACGGTAGTTCCCCTGCAGTTTACGCTGAACGAGGTCGAGGTGCGCAGGAACACCGGGAACGGATCATCGAGCCTTACCCCCCCAACCCCATTCACCCGGAAGCCATGGCTGTGA
- a CDS encoding type II CAAX endopeptidase family protein, producing MDTEAQEPSHRHVPGHFLGISLSRIFGLLLLSFLGAIVFFILAELVGWGLSESDLIHLTGIVLFLPVLGYLLVKTRSDRGLRRPLLGRPGETPPWRMAWIFLPLLVLSIGLGWLWDLFLYQVMPNYLEGKYAMINETPFMDPNTSVLNTAITFLGAVIVAPLVEEILFRGVILERGSRHWGLGAAVLISSFLFGMLHFDPLGSTLFGVLMCLVYLQSSSLLVPILVHALNNLAVMGMTVFWPASLSFFDTPEQLYSQAWFGVASLAAGGAWAGWFLWQRRGQLAWLAGEGWKAGREEHADEDDRNNAKEGGETDEHEADLLDAHSSNGTGATRG from the coding sequence GTGGATACCGAGGCCCAAGAGCCGTCTCACCGGCACGTGCCGGGCCACTTCCTGGGTATTTCCCTTTCCAGGATTTTCGGTCTGCTGCTGCTCTCATTCCTGGGGGCTATCGTGTTTTTCATCCTGGCCGAGCTCGTCGGGTGGGGCCTGTCCGAATCGGACCTCATACACCTCACAGGCATTGTCCTCTTTCTCCCCGTGCTGGGCTACCTGCTGGTGAAAACTCGTTCCGACCGGGGACTCCGCCGACCCCTGTTGGGCAGGCCGGGGGAAACGCCACCCTGGAGGATGGCGTGGATCTTCCTCCCCCTGCTGGTGCTATCCATTGGGTTGGGCTGGCTTTGGGATCTATTTCTCTACCAGGTCATGCCCAACTACCTGGAGGGCAAATACGCCATGATAAATGAGACACCTTTCATGGATCCCAACACTTCAGTGCTCAATACCGCCATCACCTTTTTGGGCGCCGTCATCGTAGCGCCGCTGGTGGAGGAAATCCTATTCCGGGGCGTTATCCTGGAACGGGGTTCCCGGCACTGGGGCCTGGGAGCGGCTGTCCTGATCTCCTCGTTCCTCTTCGGAATGCTGCATTTCGATCCTCTTGGATCCACGCTATTTGGAGTACTGATGTGTCTGGTCTACCTGCAATCCTCATCCCTGCTGGTACCCATCCTGGTCCACGCTCTCAACAATCTGGCCGTCATGGGCATGACCGTGTTCTGGCCCGCCTCCCTCTCTTTCTTCGATACTCCGGAGCAACTTTACAGCCAGGCCTGGTTCGGCGTGGCCTCGCTGGCCGCAGGCGGGGCCTGGGCAGGCTGGTTTTTGTGGCAACGACGCGGGCAGCTTGCCTGGCTTGCCGGAGAGGGCTGGAAGGCCGGACGGGAGGAGCACGCTGATGAGGACGACCGGAACAACGCGAAGGAGGGCGGTGAAACCGATGAGCACGAAGCTGACTTGCTGGATGCCCACAGTTCCAACGGCACTGGCGCGACCCGCGGTTGA
- a CDS encoding nuclear transport factor 2 family protein — MRTLILILPVLLVTACSQPQTEADPNRSALDRSAPAGQELTQLLNDFLEGASVNDHDMHDRFWAEDLIYTSSSGVRRDKEQTMEGVRSSPEMTLEEVSTVYTAEDIQIQQYGDMAVVAFRLVATSETEEGTQVSEYLNSGTFAKRDGQWKAVNWQATAIPAEES; from the coding sequence ATGAGAACGCTGATCCTGATTCTACCGGTACTGCTCGTCACCGCCTGCAGCCAGCCCCAGACCGAAGCCGATCCCAATCGCTCCGCCCTGGACCGCAGCGCACCCGCCGGGCAGGAGCTCACGCAACTGCTGAACGACTTCCTGGAGGGAGCCTCGGTCAACGACCACGACATGCACGACCGCTTTTGGGCCGAAGATCTCATCTATACCAGCTCGTCGGGCGTGCGCCGCGACAAGGAGCAGACCATGGAGGGCGTGCGCTCCTCCCCCGAAATGACCCTGGAGGAGGTCTCAACCGTCTACACCGCAGAGGATATCCAGATTCAGCAGTACGGCGACATGGCCGTCGTGGCCTTCCGGCTGGTGGCCACAAGCGAAACGGAGGAGGGGACCCAGGTTTCGGAATACCTGAACAGCGGCACCTTTGCAAAAAGAGACGGGCAATGGAAGGCGGTCAACTGGCAGGCTACCGCCATACCGGCAGAAGAAAGCTAG